Proteins encoded together in one Halalkaliarchaeum sp. AArc-CO window:
- a CDS encoding acetamidase/formamidase family protein, protein MEYEVDYRLSDREENIHRVWDNSLDPILTVEDGDVVRFECRDAVDRQVDIESDVEDFANVSFDPVHPLTGPVAIEGAEPGDVLQVELLDLQHKGWGYTGFLPGEMGLGLLPEEFPDAGVHYWDLEGDVGRFVNGIEVPLDPFPGVIGVAPGEEGEHDTLPPRSTGGNMDVKHMAAGSTVYLPVEADGALFSVGDCHAAQGDGEVCVTGIEAPMFVTARFTLRTDMSIEQPQFETSGPFTPTGHDEQMYATTGISDDLMDATKKATLHMIEYLAGERGLTRGEAYILCSAAMDLKISEVVDAPNWTVTAYIPESIFPETEDE, encoded by the coding sequence CTGGAGTACGAGGTCGACTACCGGCTCTCGGACCGCGAGGAGAACATCCACCGGGTGTGGGACAACTCGCTGGATCCGATTTTGACCGTCGAGGACGGCGACGTCGTCCGGTTCGAATGCCGCGACGCGGTAGACAGACAGGTCGACATCGAGTCCGACGTCGAGGACTTCGCGAACGTGAGTTTCGACCCGGTTCACCCCCTTACCGGGCCGGTCGCGATCGAGGGGGCCGAACCCGGCGACGTCCTCCAGGTAGAGCTTCTGGATCTCCAGCACAAGGGCTGGGGATACACCGGGTTCCTGCCCGGCGAGATGGGACTCGGATTGCTCCCCGAGGAGTTCCCCGACGCCGGTGTGCACTACTGGGACCTGGAGGGCGACGTCGGCCGGTTCGTAAACGGGATCGAGGTGCCACTGGATCCGTTCCCGGGCGTGATCGGCGTTGCCCCCGGCGAGGAGGGAGAACACGACACGCTGCCGCCCCGGTCGACCGGGGGCAACATGGACGTAAAGCACATGGCTGCCGGCTCCACCGTCTATCTCCCGGTCGAGGCGGACGGCGCGCTGTTTTCGGTCGGCGACTGTCACGCCGCCCAGGGCGACGGGGAGGTGTGCGTGACGGGGATCGAAGCGCCGATGTTCGTCACCGCACGGTTCACCCTCCGGACGGACATGTCGATCGAACAGCCGCAGTTCGAGACGTCCGGACCGTTCACGCCGACGGGTCACGACGAGCAGATGTACGCTACGACGGGGATCAGCGACGACCTGATGGACGCGACGAAGAAAGCGACGCTGCACATGATCGAGTATCTCGCCGGCGAGCGTGGACTCACCCGCGGGGAGGCGTACATCCTCTGTTCGGCGGCGATGGATCTCAAGATCAGCGAAGTCGTCGACGCGCCCAACTGGACTGTCACGGCGTACATCCCGGAGAGTATATTCCCGGAAACGGAGGACGAATAG